In Sphingopyxis sp. 113P3, one DNA window encodes the following:
- a CDS encoding DUF305 domain-containing protein, with protein MYLVMFVMIDRLSSFYNNLNMLYMTLMMVSPMVVLMIVAMPGMFPSKRLNTFLLLGSAVAFFGSFGLIRTQTTIGDTAFLRSMIPHHSGAILMCEQASLKDAEIRELCRGIIAGQAAEIEQMKSILARK; from the coding sequence ATGTATCTGGTGATGTTCGTCATGATCGACCGCCTCTCGAGCTTCTACAATAATCTCAACATGCTCTACATGACGCTGATGATGGTCTCGCCGATGGTCGTGCTGATGATCGTCGCAATGCCGGGCATGTTCCCGTCGAAACGTCTCAATACGTTCCTGCTGCTGGGATCGGCAGTTGCCTTCTTCGGGAGCTTCGGGCTCATCCGGACACAGACGACGATCGGCGACACGGCCTTCTTGCGTTCGATGATCCCGCATCACTCGGGCGCGATCCTCATGTGTGAACAGGCTTCTCTCAAAGATGCCGAGATACGCGAACTCTGCCGCGGCATCATCGCGGGGCAGGCGGCCGAA
- a CDS encoding YybH family protein — protein sequence MRRLTITAITLAMLVAVPAQATEPVDYQGAAAALAQYKSAMEKRDLTGVEALFSPDAQIFESGGVEGNFAHYRDHHLGPELKEFRSFAFRNYKISVRGEGDVAIATETYSFSIVLASGETIERDGVATSVLKWENGKWQIVNLHSSSRKPKVRPAGGA from the coding sequence ATGAGACGACTGACGATTACAGCAATCACATTGGCCATGCTGGTGGCCGTCCCGGCTCAGGCGACCGAGCCTGTGGATTATCAGGGCGCGGCGGCAGCGCTCGCGCAGTATAAATCAGCGATGGAAAAGCGGGACCTGACCGGCGTCGAGGCACTCTTTTCGCCAGACGCCCAGATATTCGAGTCGGGCGGCGTCGAAGGGAATTTCGCCCACTATCGCGACCATCACCTCGGTCCCGAACTCAAGGAGTTCAGATCCTTTGCCTTCCGCAACTACAAGATATCGGTTCGGGGCGAAGGCGATGTAGCGATCGCGACCGAGACCTATAGCTTCTCGATCGTACTCGCGAGCGGCGAAACAATCGAGCGGGACGGCGTCGCAACGAGCGTCCTTAAATGGGAAAACGGAAAGTGGCAGATCGTCAATCTGCACAGTTCCTCACGCAAGCCCAAGGTGCGGCCGGCGGGCGGCGCCTGA
- the copC gene encoding copper homeostasis periplasmic binding protein CopC: MFKSLLPSAAAAFALLLMPATASAHTKLVSSTPAANSTVSKVTSVNLQFNEKIVASTLKTELVMTGMPGMANHAPMKVPYSSMMGKEGKSAMLMLKRPLTAGTYKVTWSAAGADTHRMGSEFSFTVK; the protein is encoded by the coding sequence ATGTTCAAGTCTCTTCTCCCCTCTGCAGCGGCGGCTTTCGCTCTGCTTCTCATGCCGGCCACGGCAAGCGCGCACACCAAGCTCGTCAGCTCGACGCCCGCCGCCAATTCGACCGTTTCGAAGGTCACGTCGGTCAATCTTCAGTTCAACGAAAAGATCGTCGCCTCGACCCTCAAGACCGAGCTGGTCATGACCGGCATGCCCGGCATGGCCAATCATGCCCCGATGAAGGTGCCTTACTCGTCGATGATGGGCAAAGAGGGCAAGTCGGCGATGCTGATGCTCAAGCGGCCGCTGACAGCCGGAACCTACAAGGTCACATGGTCGGCGGCGGGCGCTGATACCCACCGCATGGGCAGCGAATTCAGCTTCACCGTAAAGTAA
- a CDS encoding RNA polymerase sigma factor, with the protein MSADLSQCSDQDLAAFARAHREDAYRELLRRYKTGVYRLIVKQIGDADEAMDLTQETFVSGFSALDRYDGERPFRTWIARIALNKCRDWARRRKVGAFFSRALPLENAHHVASDGPGPDSAATDRRELAKVRGAIDQLPQNLREVLLLRGVDEVSQAETAVILRVSEKTVETRLYRARTRLRELLAGTSASAEG; encoded by the coding sequence GTGAGCGCCGATCTATCGCAATGTAGCGACCAGGATCTGGCGGCCTTTGCGCGCGCGCACCGCGAAGACGCCTATCGCGAGTTGCTGCGCCGTTACAAAACGGGCGTCTACCGGCTCATCGTAAAGCAGATCGGCGATGCCGACGAGGCGATGGATCTGACGCAAGAGACGTTCGTCTCCGGCTTTTCGGCGCTCGATCGCTATGATGGCGAACGCCCCTTCCGCACATGGATCGCCCGTATCGCGCTCAACAAATGTCGCGACTGGGCACGACGGCGAAAGGTGGGCGCCTTTTTCTCCCGCGCGCTCCCGCTCGAAAATGCGCATCACGTAGCAAGCGATGGTCCTGGGCCCGATTCCGCGGCGACCGACAGGCGAGAGCTCGCCAAGGTTCGCGGGGCGATCGATCAGCTGCCGCAGAATTTGCGCGAAGTGTTGCTCCTCCGCGGTGTCGACGAGGTCAGCCAGGCCGAAACAGCGGTCATTTTGCGCGTCAGCGAGAAAACAGTCGAAACGCGCCTCTATCGAGCGCGGACCAGGCTCCGGGAATTGCTCGCGGGAACATCTGCGAGCGCCGAGGGTTGA
- a CDS encoding copper resistance system multicopper oxidase: protein MERRRFVSGALGGGAAAAMAAWFPAWAQSVSSGITAPLPTVSGNDITLRIARQTMRIDGKVSRAIGINGTVPAPLVRLKEGQTARLTVVNDLDEDSSIHWHGLILPFQMDGVPGVSFPGIKPRSKFVYEFPVVQSGTYWYHSHSGLQEQLGHYGPIVIDPAGADPIGYDREHVVVLSDHSQLSPEAIFRKLKVNPGHFNMQRQTLAGLLAGKDQPLKERIDWGKMRMDPTDVADVNGSTYTFLVNGHGPRDNWTALFSPGERVRLRIVNASAMTIFNVRIPGLRMTVVQADGLNVVPTEIDEFQIAVAETYDVIVTPVEDRAYTLVAEANDRSGMGRATLAPRAGMVAEVPPLRERPLATMKDMGMGDMSGGAMAGMDHSGGDMGAMPMPASDPSCPPEHAKMGHCTPAGESGAMAGMDHGSGGGMQHSMRDFSVAPQVKRDPSVQTISPMPMDRMGEPGQGLENVGHKVLTYHDLVALERNPDTRAASRSLDIHLTGNMERFMWSFDGIKMSDYHEPIPFIEGERVRINLINDSMMSHPIHLHGHFFELVTGKGDRSPRKHTVLVQPGGIASFDFTADALGDWAFHCHLLYHMHAGMMRVVSVRPKGDGE, encoded by the coding sequence ATGGAAAGGCGTCGGTTCGTCAGTGGAGCTTTGGGTGGAGGGGCTGCTGCGGCGATGGCCGCATGGTTCCCGGCCTGGGCCCAGTCGGTGTCGTCCGGCATCACCGCGCCGCTTCCGACCGTATCCGGCAATGACATAACGCTGCGCATCGCCCGGCAGACGATGCGGATCGACGGCAAGGTCAGCCGCGCGATCGGGATCAACGGCACCGTGCCCGCGCCGCTCGTCCGTCTAAAGGAAGGGCAGACAGCGCGCCTGACCGTCGTCAACGATCTCGACGAGGACAGCTCGATCCACTGGCACGGGCTGATCCTGCCGTTCCAGATGGACGGCGTGCCCGGCGTCAGCTTCCCCGGCATCAAGCCGCGCTCGAAGTTTGTCTATGAATTCCCGGTCGTTCAATCGGGGACTTATTGGTATCACAGCCATTCGGGGCTTCAGGAACAGCTCGGCCATTATGGCCCGATCGTCATCGATCCCGCGGGCGCCGACCCGATCGGCTACGATCGCGAGCATGTCGTCGTCCTGTCCGACCACAGTCAATTGTCGCCCGAGGCGATCTTCCGCAAGCTCAAGGTCAATCCCGGCCATTTCAACATGCAGCGCCAGACGCTGGCGGGCCTGCTCGCCGGCAAGGATCAACCGCTCAAGGAGCGGATCGATTGGGGCAAGATGCGGATGGACCCGACCGACGTCGCCGACGTCAATGGTTCGACCTACACCTTCCTCGTCAACGGCCATGGTCCGCGCGACAACTGGACCGCGCTCTTCAGCCCGGGCGAGCGGGTACGCCTGCGTATCGTCAATGCGTCGGCGATGACGATCTTCAACGTCCGCATCCCGGGCCTCAGGATGACTGTCGTCCAGGCTGACGGGCTCAATGTCGTGCCGACCGAGATCGACGAATTCCAGATCGCGGTTGCCGAAACCTATGACGTCATCGTGACCCCGGTCGAGGACCGTGCTTATACGCTCGTTGCCGAGGCCAATGACCGCTCGGGCATGGGACGCGCGACGCTCGCACCGCGCGCTGGCATGGTCGCCGAGGTGCCGCCGCTCCGCGAACGGCCGCTCGCGACCATGAAGGACATGGGCATGGGCGACATGTCGGGCGGCGCGATGGCGGGTATGGACCATTCGGGCGGCGATATGGGCGCCATGCCCATGCCGGCGAGCGACCCTTCTTGTCCTCCCGAACATGCCAAGATGGGCCATTGTACGCCAGCGGGGGAAAGCGGCGCGATGGCGGGCATGGATCATGGATCTGGCGGAGGCATGCAGCACAGCATGCGCGACTTCAGTGTCGCGCCGCAGGTCAAGCGCGATCCCAGCGTTCAGACGATCTCGCCGATGCCGATGGATCGCATGGGCGAGCCGGGGCAGGGACTGGAGAATGTCGGGCACAAGGTGCTGACCTACCATGACCTTGTCGCGCTCGAGCGCAACCCCGATACCCGCGCCGCCTCGCGCTCGCTCGACATCCATCTGACCGGCAATATGGAACGCTTCATGTGGTCGTTCGACGGCATCAAGATGTCCGACTATCACGAGCCCATCCCCTTCATCGAGGGAGAGCGCGTGCGGATCAACCTCATCAACGATTCGATGATGAGCCACCCCATCCACCTCCACGGCCATTTTTTCGAACTGGTGACGGGCAAGGGCGACCGGTCGCCGCGCAAGCATACGGTGCTTGTCCAGCCGGGCGGCATCGCGAGCTTCGATTTCACCGCCGACGCGCTCGGCGACTGGGCGTTCCATTGCCACCTTCTCTATCACATGCACGCGGGGATGATGCGCGTCGTCAGCGTCCGTCCGAAGGGAGACGGCGAATGA
- a CDS encoding class I SAM-dependent methyltransferase codes for MPDPKPVARSYTPAAGYHFLTPFYDFGVAVTTRERVWRDRLVRHMALGEGDVILDIGSGTGNLALAIARHSRDVRYLGFDPDEAAMRIARTKTAQIVPPPEFRVGFFAASAIDDWPSPSKIAICLVLHQVGLEEKARLLREARQVLAPGGKLYVADYGEQRSRLMRLLFRLTIQQLDGVQDTQPNADGLLPVLMREAGFCDVRELETFRTPTGAIAIIEARKPGT; via the coding sequence ATGCCCGACCCGAAACCCGTAGCAAGATCCTACACGCCAGCGGCAGGATATCACTTCCTGACGCCCTTTTATGATTTCGGCGTCGCGGTGACGACGCGCGAGCGCGTGTGGCGCGACCGTCTCGTTCGCCATATGGCGCTCGGCGAGGGTGACGTCATTCTCGATATCGGCTCGGGTACGGGAAATCTCGCGCTGGCGATCGCTCGCCATAGCCGGGACGTCCGCTATCTTGGTTTCGACCCCGACGAGGCCGCGATGCGAATTGCCCGAACGAAGACCGCGCAGATTGTTCCACCGCCGGAGTTTCGAGTTGGCTTTTTCGCGGCTTCGGCGATCGATGACTGGCCCTCGCCTTCCAAGATTGCGATCTGCCTCGTCCTTCATCAGGTCGGGCTTGAGGAAAAGGCACGTCTGCTACGCGAGGCCCGGCAGGTGCTCGCGCCGGGCGGCAAACTCTATGTCGCCGACTATGGAGAACAGCGCAGCCGCCTCATGCGGTTGCTGTTCCGCCTGACGATCCAGCAGCTCGACGGCGTCCAGGACACCCAACCCAACGCCGATGGATTGCTCCCGGTGCTGATGAGAGAGGCAGGCTTTTGCGATGTTCGCGAACTTGAGACGTTCCGCACGCCAACCGGTGCGATCGCGATCATCGAGGCCCGAAAGCCCGGGACCTGA
- a CDS encoding heavy metal translocating P-type ATPase — MHDHQSAEKGSGSTTDPVCGMTVDPATTPHTATHSGKHHYFCSAGCLAKFEADPDLYAAKSEPAAADAPEGAIWTCPMHPEIQRAGPGSCPICGMALEPVMPTASDGPSEEYRDMRRRFWIGLLLALPVVALEMGGHLTGLHQYVGRQTNNWIQMLLATPVVLWAGWPFFERAWLSIRNKSLNMFTLIAMGTGVAWGYSMMATILPQIFPAAFRAADGSVAVYFEAAAVITVLVLLGQVLELRARETTSGAIRALLDLTPKLARRVRSDGSDEEVALEEVAVGDMLRIRPGEKVPVDGIVVEGRGTVDESMVTGESMPVTKAAGAALIGGTINQTGGLLMRSEKVGRDTMLARIVQMVADAQRSRAPIQRLADTVSGWFVPGVIVVAIVAFIVWSLLGPAPAMAYGLIAAVSVLIIACPCALGLATPMSIMVGVGRGAEAGVLIKNAEALERMEKVDTLVVDKTGTLTEGRPSVVAIEVAEGFEEQDLLRIAASLERSSEHPLAAAIVKAAEDRGLALVEPSGVDQPVGKGIVGVVDDKAIVLGNASFLEEYDVDLGALTEAADRLRTDGATAIYIAVNGKAAGVIAIADPVKETTGDALAALREAGIKVIMLTGDNRVTAEAIARRLGIDDVEADVLPDQKSAVVQRLREEGRIVAMAGDGVNDAPALAAADVGIAMGSGTDVAIESAGVTLLRGDLLGIVRARHLSHATMANIRQNLFFAFAYNVAGIPVAAGVLYPVFGLLLSPVIAAAAMALSSVSVIANSLRLRFARI; from the coding sequence ATGCACGATCATCAGAGCGCAGAAAAAGGCAGCGGGAGCACGACCGATCCCGTCTGCGGCATGACGGTCGATCCGGCCACCACACCTCACACCGCGACGCATAGCGGCAAGCATCACTATTTCTGCAGCGCAGGCTGCCTCGCCAAATTCGAGGCCGATCCCGATCTTTATGCCGCAAAAAGCGAGCCGGCCGCAGCCGATGCACCCGAAGGCGCCATCTGGACCTGCCCGATGCATCCCGAAATCCAGCGCGCCGGCCCCGGAAGCTGCCCGATCTGCGGCATGGCACTCGAGCCCGTCATGCCGACAGCATCGGACGGCCCCAGCGAAGAATATCGCGATATGCGGCGGCGCTTCTGGATCGGGCTCCTTCTCGCCCTCCCGGTGGTTGCGCTCGAAATGGGCGGCCATCTGACGGGCCTCCACCAATATGTCGGCCGCCAGACGAACAACTGGATCCAGATGCTGCTCGCGACCCCCGTCGTGCTATGGGCTGGCTGGCCCTTCTTCGAGCGCGCCTGGCTCTCGATCCGCAACAAGAGCCTCAACATGTTCACCCTCATAGCGATGGGGACGGGCGTTGCCTGGGGCTACAGCATGATGGCGACGATTCTCCCGCAAATCTTCCCGGCAGCCTTCCGCGCCGCCGATGGTTCGGTCGCGGTCTATTTCGAGGCCGCCGCAGTCATCACGGTCCTGGTGCTACTCGGGCAGGTGCTCGAACTCAGGGCCCGCGAAACGACGAGCGGCGCGATCCGCGCGCTCCTTGACCTGACACCGAAGCTCGCCCGGCGCGTCCGCAGCGATGGAAGCGACGAGGAGGTAGCGCTCGAGGAAGTCGCGGTCGGCGACATGCTGCGCATCCGTCCGGGCGAAAAAGTCCCCGTCGATGGCATCGTCGTAGAAGGCCGCGGCACAGTCGACGAATCGATGGTTACGGGCGAATCGATGCCGGTCACCAAGGCGGCCGGCGCGGCGCTGATCGGCGGGACGATCAACCAGACGGGCGGCCTGCTCATGCGCAGCGAGAAGGTCGGGCGCGACACGATGCTCGCGCGGATCGTACAAATGGTCGCCGACGCGCAGCGCAGCCGGGCGCCGATCCAGCGTCTCGCCGATACCGTTTCGGGCTGGTTCGTGCCCGGCGTCATCGTCGTCGCCATCGTCGCTTTCATTGTCTGGTCGCTTCTCGGCCCCGCGCCCGCCATGGCCTACGGCCTTATCGCCGCCGTCTCGGTGCTCATCATCGCCTGCCCCTGCGCGCTCGGCCTCGCGACGCCGATGTCGATCATGGTCGGCGTGGGGCGTGGCGCCGAAGCCGGCGTGCTGATCAAAAATGCCGAGGCGCTTGAACGGATGGAGAAGGTCGACACCCTCGTCGTCGACAAGACCGGGACGCTGACCGAAGGCAGGCCCTCGGTCGTCGCCATCGAAGTCGCCGAAGGCTTCGAAGAGCAGGATCTGCTCCGGATTGCCGCGAGCCTCGAGCGCAGCAGCGAACATCCATTGGCGGCCGCGATCGTCAAGGCCGCCGAGGACCGGGGCCTCGCGCTGGTCGAGCCATCGGGGGTCGACCAGCCGGTCGGCAAGGGTATCGTCGGGGTCGTCGACGACAAGGCGATAGTCCTCGGCAATGCGAGCTTTCTTGAAGAATATGACGTCGATCTGGGCGCGCTCACCGAGGCAGCCGACCGCCTTCGCACAGACGGCGCGACGGCGATCTACATCGCGGTCAATGGCAAGGCGGCCGGGGTCATCGCCATCGCCGACCCCGTCAAGGAAACGACGGGCGACGCGCTCGCGGCGCTGCGCGAGGCCGGAATCAAGGTCATCATGCTCACCGGCGACAATCGCGTCACCGCCGAGGCGATCGCGCGGCGCCTCGGCATCGACGACGTTGAGGCCGACGTCCTCCCCGACCAGAAGAGTGCGGTCGTGCAGCGGCTGCGCGAAGAGGGCCGGATCGTCGCGATGGCCGGCGACGGGGTCAACGACGCCCCCGCGCTCGCCGCCGCTGACGTCGGCATCGCGATGGGCTCGGGAACCGATGTCGCCATCGAAAGCGCGGGTGTGACGCTGCTGCGCGGCGACCTTCTGGGCATCGTGCGGGCGCGGCATCTCAGCCATGCGACGATGGCGAACATCCGCCAGAATCTCTTCTTCGCTTTCGCCTATAATGTCGCCGGGATTCCGGTCGCTGCGGGCGTGCTCTATCCGGTCTTCGGACTATTGCTCTCGCCGGTCATTGCCGCCGCTGCGATGGCACTCTCGTCCGTCAGCGTCATCGCCAATTCGTTGCGGCTGCGCTTTGCCAGAATCTGA
- a CDS encoding periplasmic heavy metal sensor has protein sequence MPSRRLLLLGLIAFAAAIAGVFIGRLVADAPKASETELHALLHGQLDLTPEQEKKLERIEADFAGRRQALELEMRAANVRLAQAIEAEHGYGPRVTEAIDETHEVMGTLQKETLQHLFVMRGVLNPDQAEMFDKSVVKALTADAR, from the coding sequence ATGCCGTCGCGCCGTCTTCTTCTCTTGGGGCTCATTGCCTTCGCCGCGGCGATTGCCGGCGTGTTCATCGGCCGTCTGGTGGCCGATGCGCCCAAAGCCAGCGAAACCGAACTTCATGCGCTTCTCCACGGCCAACTCGACCTGACCCCGGAGCAGGAAAAGAAACTCGAGCGGATCGAAGCCGACTTCGCCGGTCGCCGCCAGGCGCTCGAACTCGAGATGCGCGCCGCCAATGTCCGGCTCGCGCAGGCGATCGAAGCCGAGCATGGCTATGGACCGCGCGTCACCGAGGCGATCGACGAGACGCATGAGGTGATGGGGACATTGCAGAAGGAAACGCTCCAGCATCTCTTCGTGATGCGCGGGGTTCTCAACCCCGATCAAGCGGAAATGTTCGACAAGAGCGTGGTCAAGGCGCTGACCGCCGATGCGCGGTGA
- a CDS encoding copper resistance protein B, whose amino-acid sequence MTRVALLLAGIAPLAFAVPAAAQSMDHSMHGAAPAPTPAPSPTPAPVAQSAPEAPAEGSMEQMDHGNMQGMDMEPEASSCPPEHAAMGHCTPEAEAPGKGASDMGAMDHGAPQPSDPDCPPEHAKMGHCTPKGGSADAMAGMEGMATTSSASGTDLPPGDATAPAPPGDWYADRIYPQAEMEHSRHDMMKENGAQTIAFISFNLAEYQARKGRDGFRWDGEAWYGGDINRLTIKSEGEGVFGEGIESAEVQALYSRAIGPYFNAQAGIRQDLGPGPDRTYATIGFEGLAPYWFEVEGALFLSNKGDLLARLEGYYDQRITQKLILQPMAEVNFALQDVPETGVGSGLSDFELGLRLRYEVVKEFAPYVGVEWARKVGDTARFARAAGEDASGVSFVMGVRAWF is encoded by the coding sequence ATGACCCGGGTCGCGCTTCTCCTCGCGGGTATCGCCCCGCTGGCCTTTGCTGTGCCCGCCGCGGCGCAGTCGATGGATCATTCGATGCATGGTGCGGCGCCCGCGCCGACACCCGCTCCCTCGCCAACGCCAGCACCCGTAGCGCAGTCCGCGCCCGAAGCGCCCGCCGAAGGGTCGATGGAGCAGATGGACCATGGGAACATGCAGGGCATGGACATGGAACCCGAGGCTTCAAGCTGCCCGCCCGAACATGCGGCGATGGGTCATTGTACGCCTGAGGCGGAAGCTCCAGGCAAGGGCGCTTCGGACATGGGTGCGATGGATCATGGCGCACCGCAGCCGTCCGATCCCGATTGCCCGCCCGAACATGCCAAAATGGGCCATTGCACCCCGAAGGGCGGATCTGCGGACGCGATGGCGGGAATGGAAGGCATGGCGACCACGAGCAGCGCTAGCGGCACCGATTTGCCGCCGGGCGATGCTACCGCGCCTGCGCCTCCCGGCGACTGGTATGCCGATCGCATTTATCCCCAAGCCGAAATGGAGCATTCGCGCCACGACATGATGAAAGAGAATGGTGCGCAGACCATCGCTTTCATCAGCTTCAACCTTGCCGAATATCAGGCGCGCAAGGGCCGCGACGGGTTCCGCTGGGACGGTGAGGCTTGGTACGGCGGCGACATTAACCGGCTGACGATCAAGAGCGAAGGCGAGGGCGTGTTCGGCGAAGGCATCGAGAGCGCCGAGGTACAGGCGCTCTACAGCCGGGCGATCGGACCCTATTTCAACGCGCAGGCGGGTATCAGGCAGGATCTTGGGCCCGGCCCCGACCGCACCTATGCGACGATCGGCTTCGAGGGGCTCGCCCCCTATTGGTTCGAAGTCGAGGGCGCGCTGTTTCTTTCGAACAAGGGTGATCTGCTCGCCCGGCTCGAAGGCTATTACGACCAGCGCATCACCCAGAAACTGATCCTCCAGCCGATGGCGGAGGTCAATTTTGCGCTCCAGGATGTCCCCGAGACCGGCGTTGGTTCGGGGCTTTCGGATTTCGAGCTCGGGCTTCGCCTGCGTTACGAGGTCGTGAAGGAATTCGCGCCTTATGTCGGCGTCGAATGGGCGCGCAAGGTCGGCGATACCGCGCGTTTTGCCCGCGCCGCGGGCGAGGATGCGAGCGGCGTCAGCTTCGTGATGGGGGTGCGGGCCTGGTTCTAG
- a CDS encoding helix-turn-helix domain-containing protein translates to MTASTVSWSGSIMLGAGWALIDARIGSSRPHSHVAHQISLAVERDLEISGDADMIVPAGHAIAIASHVRHRLGPPGALVRSFYLDPLFRADARLSAGSAPVLLTPVETAGLCDIASGADAKRWASDYLDRSQVRPVDARLSEALAAPSDLSTARALADVACLSPSRLREIVCRDFGVPPAKLLQWLQLQRAVRALVGGGGLADAAAAGGFADQSHFTRRCAQWLGVTPSAGLSAFAFEIVS, encoded by the coding sequence TTGACCGCCAGCACCGTCTCATGGTCCGGTTCGATCATGCTCGGGGCCGGCTGGGCGTTGATTGACGCACGCATCGGGAGCAGCCGTCCTCATAGCCATGTGGCGCATCAGATCAGCCTCGCCGTCGAACGAGACCTCGAAATTTCCGGTGATGCCGACATGATAGTCCCTGCCGGACACGCCATTGCCATCGCATCGCATGTCCGGCACCGCCTGGGACCGCCGGGTGCCCTCGTGCGATCATTTTATCTCGACCCGCTTTTTCGTGCCGACGCGCGGCTGTCCGCCGGATCGGCGCCCGTCCTGTTGACACCAGTAGAGACGGCCGGACTATGCGATATCGCTAGCGGCGCGGACGCGAAGCGCTGGGCGTCCGACTATCTCGACCGGTCGCAGGTGCGTCCGGTGGATGCACGCCTGTCCGAGGCGCTCGCGGCCCCTAGTGATTTGTCGACCGCGCGCGCATTGGCCGACGTCGCCTGCCTCTCGCCCTCGCGCCTTCGCGAAATCGTCTGCCGCGACTTCGGCGTGCCTCCGGCCAAATTGCTGCAGTGGCTCCAGCTTCAACGCGCCGTGCGGGCGCTGGTCGGCGGCGGAGGTCTCGCCGACGCCGCGGCGGCGGGAGGCTTCGCCGATCAGTCGCACTTCACGCGCCGCTGCGCTCAATGGCTAGGCGTGACGCCTTCGGCTGGCCTTAGCGCCTTCGCGTTCGAAATCGTGTCCTGA
- the copD gene encoding copper homeostasis membrane protein CopD produces MGDPVLIGIRFALYADLMLIAGLAAFPLFALTRSERLAPQSMMASIWRAERWLCAIGLLVSSLGMGVLAASMQGVGILSLEFQPFWDLVRETEVGMAWIYRSAALLVALAAAVWMTRRPTIAAAILTLAGSVAVATLVWSGHAGATEGAAGTLHRASDILHLIAAAVWIGAIGAFLMLISPQRLREWPGGLQIASRSLDQFSRVGTICVLVIAATGLVNSQMIVGAENLGRSLGSPYGQLLLAKLALFGLMLALAAANRWQLTPALAAAVPETNTDNVAADPDLAIAAMRRSLVIEASAALAILALVAWFGTLEPFVAVDPV; encoded by the coding sequence GTGGGGGACCCCGTTCTGATCGGCATCAGGTTCGCACTTTATGCGGACCTGATGCTCATCGCCGGCCTTGCTGCGTTCCCGCTTTTTGCGCTGACACGGAGCGAACGCCTTGCGCCGCAGTCGATGATGGCCTCGATCTGGCGCGCAGAGCGATGGCTCTGCGCCATCGGGCTGCTCGTCTCCAGCCTCGGAATGGGCGTGCTCGCGGCCTCGATGCAGGGCGTGGGCATCCTCTCCCTGGAGTTCCAACCCTTTTGGGATCTGGTTCGCGAAACCGAGGTCGGCATGGCCTGGATCTACCGGAGCGCCGCGCTGCTCGTTGCGTTGGCGGCGGCAGTCTGGATGACGCGCCGGCCGACAATCGCAGCCGCCATACTCACTCTTGCCGGCTCGGTCGCCGTCGCGACATTGGTCTGGTCGGGCCATGCGGGCGCGACCGAGGGCGCGGCGGGCACCCTGCATCGGGCCAGCGACATATTGCACCTGATCGCAGCGGCGGTCTGGATCGGCGCAATCGGCGCCTTTCTTATGCTGATCTCGCCCCAGCGCCTCCGCGAATGGCCGGGGGGACTCCAAATTGCGTCGCGGAGTCTCGATCAATTCTCGCGCGTCGGTACGATCTGCGTCCTCGTCATCGCCGCCACCGGCCTCGTCAACAGCCAGATGATCGTCGGCGCCGAGAATCTCGGCCGCTCCCTCGGCTCGCCCTATGGACAATTGCTCCTCGCCAAGCTTGCGCTGTTCGGACTGATGTTAGCGCTCGCGGCGGCGAACCGCTGGCAGCTGACCCCGGCGCTCGCGGCCGCCGTCCCGGAGACCAATACCGACAATGTCGCCGCCGACCCCGACCTCGCGATCGCAGCCATGCGCAGAAGCTTGGTCATCGAAGCGTCGGCCGCGCTCGCCATACTCGCGCTGGTCGCCTGGTTCGGCACGCTCGAACCCTTCGTCGCCGTCGATCCGGTTTGA